A single genomic interval of Rhodopseudomonas palustris harbors:
- a CDS encoding ATP-dependent helicase: MTDPTKRQSLDLSSYQPAAGGIAARARAAAGPAYLSGLNPEQREAVETLDGPVLVLAGAGTGKTRVLTTRIAHILSTGRARPAEILSVTFTNKAAREMKLRLGQMLGQAVEGMPWLGTFHSIGGRILRYHAELVQLTSNFTVLDTDDQIRLLKQLLAADNIDDKRWPARMLAGLIDGWKNRGLTPSQVPAGEAAMFGNGRGGKLYAQYQERLKILNAADFGDLLLENIRLFREHPDVLRQYQNRFKFILVDEYQDTNVAQYLWLRLLSQTPSSSSLPGSTRQSISSQEDGSPGLAASRRPGDDVETSGNVVASTSAPPKNICCVGDDDQSIYGWRGAEVDNILRFDHDFPGAKVIRLERNYRSTGHILAAASHLIAHNEGRLGKTLRTEDVDGEMVTVTGAWDSEEEARAIGEEIEQLQRQGHALNEIAILVRASFQMREFEDRFVTLGLPYRVIGGPRFYERAEIRDALAYLRVINSPADDLAFERIVNVPKRGLGDATVQMLHDHARKRRIPLFDAARMVIDTDELKPKARSSLRGLIENFERWQVQRDALAHTELAEIVLDESGYTEMWQKDRSADAAGRLENLKELVRSMEEFENLQGFLEHISLVMDREGGADEDAVSVMTLHSAKGLEFETVFLPGWEEGLFPHQRALDEQGRAGLEEERRLAHVGITRARKRAKLYFATNRRIHGTWNTTIPSRFLDELPAANVEITESKGGSGWGGMSGYGPSRFDNVESFGSSYSTPGWQRAQAQRGRSGGGSNGGRSGGFGESSSSYSSGSTRRAPFTIEGELVAKSTGTESAFSLKDRVFHQKFGYGHVTKIDGNKLTIVFDKAGEKKVVDSFVERA; the protein is encoded by the coding sequence ATGACCGATCCGACCAAGCGCCAGTCTCTCGACCTCTCCAGCTATCAGCCCGCCGCCGGCGGCATCGCCGCGCGTGCGCGCGCCGCGGCAGGCCCAGCCTATCTGTCCGGCCTCAACCCGGAGCAGCGCGAGGCGGTCGAGACGCTGGATGGCCCGGTGCTGGTGCTGGCCGGCGCCGGCACCGGCAAGACCCGCGTGCTGACCACGCGGATCGCCCACATCCTCTCCACCGGCCGCGCCCGGCCCGCCGAAATCCTGTCGGTGACCTTCACCAACAAGGCCGCGCGCGAGATGAAGCTGCGGCTCGGCCAGATGCTCGGCCAGGCGGTCGAAGGCATGCCGTGGCTCGGCACCTTCCATTCGATCGGCGGCCGGATCCTGCGCTATCACGCCGAGCTGGTGCAGCTCACGTCGAACTTCACCGTGCTCGACACCGACGACCAGATCCGGCTGCTGAAGCAACTGCTCGCCGCCGACAATATCGACGACAAACGCTGGCCGGCGCGGATGCTGGCCGGATTGATCGACGGCTGGAAGAACCGCGGTCTGACACCGTCGCAGGTGCCGGCCGGCGAAGCCGCGATGTTCGGCAACGGCCGCGGCGGCAAGCTCTACGCGCAGTATCAGGAGCGGCTGAAGATCCTCAACGCCGCTGACTTCGGCGATCTGCTCTTGGAAAACATCCGCCTGTTCCGCGAACACCCCGACGTGCTGCGGCAATACCAGAACCGCTTCAAGTTCATCCTGGTCGACGAGTACCAGGACACGAACGTGGCGCAGTATCTCTGGCTGCGGCTCTTGTCGCAGACGCCTTCCTCATCGTCATTGCCGGGCTCGACCCGGCAATCCATCTCTTCACAAGAAGATGGATCACCGGGTCTCGCCGCTTCGCGGCGGCCCGGTGATGACGTCGAGACGAGTGGCAACGTCGTTGCCTCCACCTCCGCCCCGCCCAAAAACATCTGCTGCGTCGGCGACGATGATCAGTCGATCTATGGCTGGCGCGGCGCGGAGGTCGACAACATCCTGCGTTTCGACCACGACTTCCCGGGCGCCAAGGTCATCCGCCTGGAGCGCAATTATCGCTCGACCGGTCACATCCTCGCCGCCGCCTCGCATCTGATCGCGCACAATGAAGGCCGGCTCGGCAAGACGCTGCGCACCGAAGATGTCGACGGCGAGATGGTCACCGTCACCGGCGCGTGGGATTCGGAAGAAGAGGCCCGCGCTATCGGCGAAGAGATCGAGCAGTTGCAGCGCCAGGGTCATGCGCTCAACGAGATCGCGATCCTGGTGCGCGCCTCGTTCCAGATGCGCGAGTTCGAAGACCGCTTCGTCACCCTCGGCCTGCCCTATCGCGTGATCGGCGGCCCGCGGTTCTACGAGCGCGCCGAAATCCGCGACGCGCTGGCCTATCTGCGCGTGATCAATTCGCCGGCCGACGACCTCGCCTTCGAACGCATCGTCAACGTGCCCAAGCGCGGCCTCGGCGACGCCACCGTGCAGATGCTGCACGACCACGCCCGCAAGCGCCGCATCCCGCTGTTCGACGCGGCCCGGATGGTGATCGACACCGATGAGCTGAAGCCGAAAGCGCGGAGCAGCCTGCGCGGCCTGATCGAGAATTTCGAACGCTGGCAGGTGCAGCGCGACGCGCTGGCGCATACCGAACTCGCCGAGATCGTGCTCGACGAGAGCGGCTACACCGAGATGTGGCAGAAGGATCGCTCGGCCGACGCCGCCGGCCGGCTGGAGAACCTGAAAGAACTCGTCCGCTCGATGGAGGAGTTCGAGAATCTGCAGGGCTTCTTGGAGCACATCTCGCTGGTGATGGACCGCGAGGGCGGTGCCGACGAAGACGCCGTCAGCGTGATGACGCTGCACTCCGCCAAGGGCCTGGAATTCGAGACCGTGTTCCTGCCCGGCTGGGAGGAAGGGCTGTTCCCGCATCAGCGCGCGCTCGACGAACAGGGCCGCGCCGGCCTGGAAGAAGAACGCCGCCTCGCCCATGTCGGCATCACCCGCGCCCGCAAGCGCGCGAAGTTGTACTTCGCCACCAACCGCCGCATCCACGGCACCTGGAACACAACGATCCCATCGCGCTTCCTCGACGAACTGCCAGCCGCCAATGTCGAGATCACCGAGTCGAAAGGCGGCTCCGGCTGGGGCGGCATGAGCGGCTACGGCCCGTCGCGGTTCGACAACGTCGAGTCGTTCGGCTCGAGCTACTCGACACCGGGCTGGCAGCGCGCCCAGGCGCAGCGCGGCCGCAGCGGTGGCGGCAGCAACGGCGGCCGCAGCGGCGGCTTCGGCGAAAGCAGCTCGTCCTACTCGTCCGGCAGCACCCGCCGCGCGCCTTTCACCATCGAAGGCGAACTGGTCGCCAAATCCACCGGCACCGAGTCGGCGTTCTCGCTGAAGGACCGCGTCTTCCACCAGAAGTTCGGCTACGGCCACGTCACCAAGATCGACGGCAACAAACTCACCATCGTGTTCGACAAGGCCGGCGAGAAGAAGGTGGTCGATAGCTTCGTGGAACGGGCCTGA
- a CDS encoding ABC transporter permease: MNLRAIRAIYLFEMARTWRTLMQSIVSPVLSTSLYFIVFGAAIGSRIDQVEGVNYGSFIVPGLIMLSVLTQSVANASFGIYFPKFTGTIYEILSAPVSFLEIAVGYVGAAASKSIILGLIILATAGLFVPLHIAHPVWMFAFLVLTSVAFSLLGFIIGIWADGFEKLQVVPLLIITPLTFLGGSFYSISMLPPIWQTIALFNPVVYLVSGFRWSFYEIADVNVGVSLAATSGFLIACLAIVWWIFKTGYRLKA, translated from the coding sequence ATGAACCTGCGGGCGATCCGCGCGATCTATCTGTTCGAAATGGCGCGGACCTGGCGGACGCTGATGCAGAGCATCGTGTCGCCGGTGCTGTCGACCTCGCTGTATTTCATCGTATTCGGCGCCGCGATCGGCTCGCGGATCGATCAGGTCGAAGGCGTCAATTACGGCAGCTTCATCGTGCCCGGCCTGATCATGCTCAGCGTGCTGACACAGAGCGTCGCCAACGCCTCGTTCGGCATCTATTTCCCGAAATTCACCGGCACCATCTACGAGATTCTTTCGGCACCGGTGTCGTTCCTGGAAATCGCGGTCGGCTATGTCGGCGCCGCGGCCAGCAAGTCGATCATTCTCGGCCTGATCATCCTGGCCACCGCCGGCCTGTTCGTGCCGCTGCATATCGCGCATCCGGTGTGGATGTTCGCGTTCCTGGTGCTGACCTCGGTGGCGTTCAGCCTGCTCGGCTTCATCATCGGCATCTGGGCCGACGGTTTCGAGAAGCTGCAGGTGGTGCCGCTGCTGATCATCACGCCGCTGACCTTCCTGGGCGGCAGCTTCTATTCGATCTCGATGCTGCCGCCGATCTGGCAGACCATCGCGCTGTTCAATCCGGTGGTTTATCTGGTCTCCGGCTTCCGCTGGAGCTTCTACGAGATCGCCGACGTCAATGTCGGCGTCAGCCTCGCCGCTACCTCGGGCTTCCTGATCGCCTGCCTGGCGATCGTGTGGTGGATCTTCAAGACCGGCTATCGCCTGAAGGCCTGA
- a CDS encoding type II toxin-antitoxin system HicB family antitoxin — protein MMHYVALIHQDADGSYSVSFPDIPGVVTAGETIEEAEEEAAELLAYAIEESDGAIVLNPPRTLDELNKDPAFVAASKDVIVALIEFDADADAAE, from the coding sequence ATGATGCACTACGTCGCCTTGATCCATCAGGATGCCGACGGCAGCTACAGCGTGTCGTTTCCCGACATTCCCGGTGTGGTCACCGCCGGCGAAACGATCGAAGAAGCCGAGGAGGAAGCTGCCGAGCTTCTCGCCTATGCGATCGAGGAGTCGGATGGTGCGATCGTGCTCAATCCGCCACGCACGCTCGACGAACTCAACAAAGATCCGGCCTTCGTCGCAGCGAGCAAAGACGTGATCGTGGCGCTGATCGAATTTGACGCGGACGCCGACGCAGCCGAATAG
- a CDS encoding phytoene desaturase family protein: MSDPDVLIIGAGHNGLTCAAYLARAGLKVKVVERRSVVGGAAVTQEFHPGFRNSVAAYTVSLLNPKVIADLKLHEHGLRIVERKAQNFLPAPDGQYLLTGSNITAASLARLSAHDAAAFGGFAAELETIADVLRHFVLRAPPNLVAQFGLPAIRESLNALGTANRLRALTMEQQRLLLDLFTCSAGEMLDARFEHDLVKALFGFDAIVGNYASPYAAGSAYVMLHHAFGEVNGKKGVWGHAFGGMGAITGAMAAAARAAGAEIETSAGVREVLVEKDRVVGVILDDGRSVRARFVASNVNPKLLYTRLLPQDALPDDVRRRMQHWKTGSGTFRMNVALSQLPSFTALPGNGDHLTAGIIIAPSLGYMDRAYQDARTHGWSREPVVEMLIPSTLDDSLAPQGQHVASLFCQHVAPELPDGASWDDHRDEVADLMIATVDRYAPGFAASVLGRQILSPLDLEREFGLLGGDIFHGALSLNQLFSARPLLGHADYRGPLKGLYHCGSGAHPGGGVTGAPGHNAAAAILNDHRSLFTSRG; this comes from the coding sequence ATGTCCGATCCCGACGTCCTGATCATCGGTGCCGGCCACAACGGCCTCACCTGCGCGGCCTATCTGGCGCGCGCGGGACTGAAGGTGAAGGTGGTGGAGCGCCGCAGCGTGGTCGGCGGCGCAGCGGTGACGCAGGAGTTTCATCCCGGTTTCCGCAACTCGGTCGCGGCCTACACGGTCAGCCTGCTCAATCCGAAGGTGATCGCGGACCTGAAGCTGCACGAGCACGGGCTTAGAATCGTCGAGCGCAAGGCGCAGAACTTTCTGCCCGCACCGGACGGCCAATATCTGCTCACCGGCAGCAACATCACCGCCGCATCGCTGGCGCGGCTCAGCGCACATGACGCCGCGGCTTTCGGCGGGTTCGCTGCCGAGCTCGAAACCATCGCCGACGTGCTGCGGCACTTCGTGCTGCGCGCCCCGCCCAATCTGGTAGCGCAGTTCGGCCTGCCCGCAATCCGCGAAAGTCTGAATGCGCTTGGAACCGCCAACCGGCTGCGGGCTCTCACCATGGAGCAGCAGCGGCTGCTGCTTGACCTGTTCACCTGCTCGGCCGGCGAGATGCTCGACGCCCGGTTCGAGCACGATCTGGTCAAGGCGCTGTTCGGCTTCGACGCCATCGTCGGCAACTATGCCAGCCCCTACGCCGCCGGCTCGGCCTATGTGATGCTGCATCACGCCTTCGGCGAGGTGAACGGCAAAAAGGGCGTCTGGGGCCACGCGTTCGGCGGCATGGGCGCGATCACAGGTGCGATGGCCGCGGCCGCCCGCGCCGCCGGGGCCGAGATCGAGACCTCGGCGGGGGTGCGCGAGGTGCTGGTCGAGAAGGATCGCGTGGTCGGCGTCATCCTCGACGACGGCCGCAGCGTGCGGGCGCGGTTCGTGGCGTCCAACGTCAATCCGAAGCTGCTGTACACCCGCCTGTTGCCGCAAGACGCCCTGCCTGACGACGTCCGCCGACGGATGCAGCATTGGAAGACCGGTTCAGGCACGTTCCGGATGAATGTCGCGCTGTCGCAGCTGCCGTCATTCACCGCGCTGCCCGGCAATGGCGACCACCTCACCGCCGGCATCATCATCGCGCCGAGCCTGGGTTACATGGACCGCGCCTACCAGGACGCCCGCACCCACGGCTGGAGCCGCGAGCCGGTGGTCGAGATGCTGATCCCGTCGACGCTCGACGACAGCCTGGCGCCGCAGGGGCAACACGTCGCCAGCCTGTTCTGCCAGCACGTCGCACCCGAGCTGCCGGACGGCGCCTCCTGGGACGATCATCGCGACGAGGTCGCCGACCTGATGATCGCGACCGTCGATCGCTATGCGCCGGGCTTTGCTGCCAGCGTACTCGGCCGCCAGATCCTGTCGCCGCTCGACCTCGAACGCGAGTTCGGCCTGCTCGGCGGCGACATCTTCCACGGCGCGCTCAGCCTGAACCAATTATTCTCGGCCCGCCCGCTGCTCGGCCATGCCGACTATCGCGGCCCGCTGAAGGGCCTCTACCACTGCGGCAGCGGCGCCCACCCGGGCGGCGGCGTCACCGGCGCCCCCGGCCACAACGCCGCGGCCGCGATCCTCAACGACCACCGCAGCCTGTTCACAAGCCGTGGATAA
- a CDS encoding L,D-transpeptidase encodes MRWYLASLSGLILLAAASTAEAKVAITVDKDSQQLSVAVDGVERYRWPVSTGNPSHETPNGKFQTFRMEADHYSKEFDDAPMPHSIFFTKQGHAIHGTDAAGKLGVPVSHGCVRLSRDNAATLYALVEKEGVLNTTVTLTGSSQVALARLKSKGGNAIARAEPLPSPTYDANGQPIDLVPSRPRAVRPQVTDDGYIYPADGNYADRRYPAPPGYRRVAPPQYGYVESDSYAQDYAPRRSYQPRGYYDGGYGGYSAY; translated from the coding sequence ATGCGTTGGTATCTAGCTTCTCTCTCCGGCCTGATCCTGCTTGCCGCTGCCAGCACCGCCGAAGCCAAGGTCGCCATCACTGTCGACAAGGACAGTCAGCAACTGAGCGTCGCGGTCGACGGCGTCGAGCGTTACCGCTGGCCGGTGTCGACCGGCAATCCGTCGCACGAAACGCCGAACGGCAAATTCCAGACCTTCCGGATGGAAGCCGATCATTATTCGAAGGAGTTCGACGATGCGCCGATGCCGCATTCGATCTTCTTCACCAAGCAGGGCCATGCCATCCACGGCACCGACGCAGCCGGCAAGCTCGGCGTGCCGGTGTCGCACGGCTGCGTCCGTCTCTCGCGCGACAACGCCGCGACGCTGTATGCGCTGGTCGAAAAGGAAGGCGTACTCAACACCACGGTGACGCTGACCGGCTCGTCGCAGGTCGCGCTGGCGCGGCTGAAGAGCAAGGGCGGCAATGCCATCGCCCGCGCCGAACCGCTGCCGTCTCCGACCTATGATGCCAACGGCCAGCCGATCGATCTGGTGCCGAGCCGGCCGCGCGCGGTGCGCCCGCAGGTCACCGATGACGGCTACATCTATCCGGCCGACGGCAACTACGCCGACCGCCGTTATCCGGCACCTCCCGGCTATCGCCGTGTCGCGCCACCGCAATACGGCTATGTCGAGAGCGACTCCTATGCCCAGGATTACGCGCCGCGCCGCTCCTACCAACCGCGCGGCTATTATGACGGCGGCTATGGCGGCTACTCGGCATACTGA
- a CDS encoding DUF1328 domain-containing protein, producing the protein MLGWVVTFLVVALIAGLLGFGGIAGASIEIAKIIFFIAIVLFLVSAVISIFRGRTRV; encoded by the coding sequence ATGTTGGGTTGGGTCGTGACGTTTCTCGTGGTTGCGCTGATCGCGGGTCTGCTCGGTTTTGGCGGAATCGCCGGTGCATCGATCGAAATCGCGAAGATCATCTTCTTCATCGCGATCGTGCTGTTCCTGGTCTCGGCGGTGATCAGTATCTTCCGCGGTCGAACGCGGGTTTAA
- a CDS encoding type II toxin-antitoxin system HicB family antitoxin, translated as MTHYIAIIEDAGPDVAVGVWFPDLPGCVSAGDDIDDALRNAPEALELYLEQVEQDGRPLPKPRTLTELKADPEVADDIRDYIVALIETPTRAHAAE; from the coding sequence ATGACCCACTACATCGCTATCATCGAAGATGCCGGGCCGGACGTGGCGGTCGGGGTGTGGTTTCCGGACCTGCCCGGCTGCGTCTCCGCCGGCGATGACATCGACGACGCCCTGCGCAATGCGCCGGAGGCGCTGGAGCTGTATCTCGAGCAGGTCGAGCAGGACGGCAGGCCGCTGCCGAAGCCTCGCACACTAACTGAGCTGAAGGCCGACCCCGAAGTCGCGGACGACATTCGGGATTACATCGTCGCGCTGATCGAAACGCCGACCCGCGCCCACGCGGCGGAGTGA
- a CDS encoding type II toxin-antitoxin system HicA family toxin, with translation MLTSSRDVIRRLERDGWSCVRVTGSHHVFKHPVRRDIVTVPHPKKDLGKGLVRAIYKGAGWEPD, from the coding sequence ATGCTCACCAGTAGCCGCGATGTCATCCGACGTCTCGAACGTGACGGCTGGAGTTGCGTCCGCGTCACGGGATCGCATCACGTCTTCAAGCATCCTGTGCGCCGGGACATCGTCACCGTGCCGCATCCCAAGAAGGACTTGGGAAAAGGCTTGGTCCGTGCCATTTATAAGGGCGCAGGCTGGGAGCCGGATTGA
- a CDS encoding ABC transporter ATP-binding protein: protein MAPIISVKNLSKTYGTGRKALNGVSLDIMGGEIFALLGPNGAGKTTLIGTICGLVNPTGGTVTVDGHDIITDYRAARELIGLVPQELHTDAFESVWDTVSFSRGLFGKPKNPAHIEKVLRDLSLWDRKDSKIITLSGGMKRRVMIAKALSHEPQILFLDEPTAGVDVELRKGMWEVVRALKATGVTIILTTHYIEEAEEMADRVGVINHGELILVDEKSALMQKLGKKQLKLHLDAPIDTVPPQLSAYDLALSDDHNKLIYTYDTRAEHTGITALLGDIRAAGIRFHDLDTSQSSLEEIFVSLVRT, encoded by the coding sequence ATGGCCCCGATCATTTCCGTCAAGAATCTGAGCAAGACCTACGGCACCGGGCGTAAGGCGCTGAACGGCGTCAGCCTCGACATCATGGGCGGCGAGATTTTCGCGCTGCTGGGGCCGAACGGCGCCGGCAAGACCACGCTGATCGGCACGATCTGCGGGTTGGTCAATCCGACCGGCGGGACGGTGACGGTCGACGGCCACGACATCATCACCGACTATCGGGCGGCGCGCGAGCTGATCGGGTTGGTGCCGCAGGAGCTACACACCGATGCGTTCGAGTCGGTGTGGGACACGGTCAGCTTCTCCCGCGGCCTGTTCGGCAAGCCGAAGAACCCGGCGCATATCGAGAAAGTGCTGCGCGACCTGTCGCTGTGGGACCGCAAGGACTCTAAGATCATCACCCTGTCGGGCGGCATGAAGCGCCGGGTGATGATCGCCAAGGCGCTCAGCCACGAGCCGCAAATCCTGTTTCTCGACGAGCCGACCGCCGGCGTCGACGTCGAGCTGCGCAAGGGGATGTGGGAGGTGGTGCGCGCCCTGAAGGCGACCGGCGTCACCATCATCCTGACCACGCACTACATCGAGGAGGCCGAGGAGATGGCCGACCGCGTCGGCGTCATCAACCACGGCGAGCTGATCCTGGTCGACGAGAAGTCGGCGCTGATGCAGAAGCTCGGCAAGAAGCAGCTCAAGCTGCATCTCGACGCCCCGATCGACACCGTGCCGCCGCAGCTCTCCGCCTACGACCTCGCGCTGTCGGACGACCACAACAAGCTGATCTACACTTACGACACCCGCGCCGAACACACCGGCATCACCGCCCTGCTCGGCGACATCCGCGCCGCCGGCATCCGCTTCCACGATCTCGACACCAGCCAGAGCTCGCTGGAGGAGATCTTCGTCAGCCTGGTGAGGACGTGA
- a CDS encoding thioesterase family protein, translating into MTLEVDRSSEIGTVSGPFLSSVMQIEPGWIDYNGHLNMAYYNVLFDRAIDQIWSKLGIGVDYLNTRGGSTFTAEAHVRYLREIHLGDPVRVAVYIVEADEKRIHTFEELRHAEDGWLSATSENMSMHVDMASRKVAPFPDDIRASIRRMAEAHRALPQPEGIGRRIAMPSKRPVTAS; encoded by the coding sequence TTGACTTTGGAAGTAGATCGCAGCAGCGAAATCGGCACCGTGTCGGGGCCATTCTTGTCATCGGTGATGCAGATCGAGCCCGGCTGGATCGACTATAACGGCCACCTCAACATGGCCTATTACAATGTGCTGTTCGACCGCGCGATCGACCAGATCTGGAGCAAGCTCGGGATCGGTGTCGATTATCTGAACACGCGCGGCGGCTCGACCTTCACGGCCGAAGCCCACGTCCGCTACTTGCGTGAGATCCATCTCGGCGACCCGGTGCGGGTCGCGGTTTACATCGTCGAGGCGGACGAAAAGCGCATCCACACCTTCGAAGAACTGCGCCATGCCGAAGACGGCTGGCTGTCGGCGACTTCGGAAAACATGTCGATGCATGTCGACATGGCGAGCCGCAAAGTGGCGCCGTTTCCGGACGACATTCGCGCCAGCATTAGGCGGATGGCGGAAGCGCATCGCGCACTGCCGCAGCCCGAGGGCATCGGACGTCGTATCGCGATGCCCTCGAAGCGTCCGGTGACGGCGTCTTAA
- a CDS encoding spermidine synthase yields MTEPILAASPNSPARNRQILIVYTIAIFVSALLLFSVQPLFTKMVLPRLGGSPAVWSVAMVFFQSLLLAGYAYAHGLSRFADRRVSVVVHLLLLVVALLTLPLAIATGWGTPPASGYELWLLGLFAVSIGLPFFALAANNPLLQAWFVRTGHPDGRDPYFLYAASNIGSFLALLSYPVLLEPLLTLRLQNLMWTAGYGVLILLIAACGVLLLRAPATAAADSAESDSDAPAPAWLTVARWVFLAAVPSGLLIAVTAHISTDVAAAPLLWVLPLSLYLLTWVLVFQSRPLLPHKWMLALQPIAIAVIVVLLAYSASEHNLLLTLGGHLVCFFIIAMACHGELARTRPPARYLTGFYVALSFGGMVGGLFAGLVAPYTFSWIAEYPILLALAVLCRPPLPERRPQWSLAIWLLIAALAAVLITSAFTSGKLHEWFATNRVLVIGDVAALGVFIAVVLRAAPAKLLATIALALVLIRLYPADEGRIETVRSFFGVHKIQVTADGRFHVLLHGTTIHGAERVLNDDGTPVTGRPEPISYYHKDGGIGQAITAIRERKGGPIRVAVIGLGSGTLTCASAPDEHWRFFEIDQSMIDTARDPKYFSFVSKCAPDLQPVVGDARLTFAHEPDGAYDLIIVDAYSSDAIPIHLATREAMAIYQAKLAPQGAVLMHVSNRHLELASVAVGIADANGLKSWVASQDAGRDAEYIFATSVVISARQAADIGRLAGNDDWTLTAPRAGDRVWTDDYSNVLGAVWRRLRDGED; encoded by the coding sequence ATGACCGAACCGATTCTTGCCGCGAGCCCGAACAGCCCGGCGCGCAACCGGCAGATCCTGATCGTTTATACCATCGCGATCTTCGTCAGCGCGCTGCTGCTGTTCTCGGTGCAGCCGCTGTTCACCAAGATGGTGCTGCCGCGGCTCGGCGGCTCGCCGGCGGTGTGGTCGGTGGCGATGGTGTTCTTCCAGTCGCTGCTGCTCGCCGGCTATGCCTATGCGCACGGGCTGAGCCGGTTTGCCGACCGCCGGGTGTCGGTCGTGGTCCATCTCCTGCTGCTGGTCGTGGCGCTGCTGACGCTGCCGCTGGCGATCGCGACCGGCTGGGGCACGCCGCCGGCGAGCGGCTACGAGCTGTGGCTGCTCGGCCTGTTCGCGGTGTCGATCGGCCTGCCGTTCTTTGCGCTCGCCGCCAACAATCCGCTGCTGCAGGCGTGGTTCGTTCGCACCGGCCATCCCGACGGCCGCGATCCTTACTTCCTGTACGCCGCCTCCAACATCGGCAGCTTCCTGGCGCTGCTGTCCTATCCGGTGCTGCTTGAGCCGCTGCTGACGCTGCGGCTGCAGAACCTGATGTGGACCGCCGGCTATGGCGTGCTGATCCTGCTGATCGCCGCCTGCGGCGTGCTGCTGCTGCGCGCGCCCGCCACCGCTGCAGCCGATAGCGCCGAAAGCGACAGCGACGCGCCGGCGCCGGCATGGCTGACGGTGGCGCGCTGGGTGTTCCTCGCCGCGGTGCCGTCCGGGCTGCTGATCGCCGTCACCGCGCACATCTCCACCGACGTCGCCGCAGCGCCGCTGCTGTGGGTACTGCCGCTGTCGCTGTATCTGCTCACCTGGGTGCTGGTGTTCCAGTCGCGGCCGCTGCTGCCGCACAAATGGATGCTGGCGCTGCAGCCGATCGCGATCGCGGTGATCGTGGTGCTGCTGGCCTATTCGGCGTCCGAGCACAATCTGCTGCTGACGCTCGGCGGACACCTGGTCTGCTTCTTCATCATCGCGATGGCCTGCCATGGCGAACTGGCGCGGACACGGCCGCCGGCGCGGTATCTCACCGGCTTCTATGTGGCGCTGTCGTTCGGCGGCATGGTCGGCGGCCTGTTCGCCGGGCTGGTGGCGCCGTACACGTTTTCGTGGATCGCCGAATATCCGATCCTGCTCGCGCTCGCGGTGTTGTGCCGGCCACCTTTGCCGGAGCGGCGGCCGCAATGGTCGCTGGCGATCTGGCTGCTGATCGCTGCGCTGGCGGCGGTGCTGATCACCTCGGCGTTCACCTCCGGCAAGCTGCACGAATGGTTCGCCACCAACCGCGTGCTGGTGATCGGCGACGTCGCCGCGCTCGGGGTGTTCATCGCGGTGGTGCTGCGCGCCGCCCCGGCCAAGCTGCTCGCCACCATTGCGCTCGCGTTAGTCTTGATCCGGTTGTACCCGGCCGATGAGGGGCGGATCGAAACGGTGCGCAGCTTCTTCGGCGTGCACAAGATCCAGGTGACGGCGGACGGCCGTTTCCATGTGCTGTTACACGGCACCACGATTCACGGCGCCGAGCGTGTGCTCAACGACGACGGCACGCCGGTCACCGGGCGGCCGGAGCCGATCTCGTACTATCACAAGGACGGCGGCATCGGGCAGGCGATCACCGCGATCCGCGAGCGCAAGGGCGGCCCGATCCGCGTCGCGGTGATCGGACTCGGCTCCGGCACGCTGACCTGCGCGTCAGCACCGGACGAGCATTGGCGGTTCTTCGAAATCGACCAGTCGATGATCGATACCGCGCGCGATCCGAAATATTTCAGCTTCGTCAGCAAATGCGCGCCGGATTTGCAGCCGGTGGTCGGCGATGCCCGGCTGACCTTCGCGCACGAGCCGGACGGCGCCTACGACCTGATCATCGTCGATGCCTATTCGTCGGACGCGATCCCGATCCACCTCGCTACCCGCGAGGCGATGGCGATCTACCAAGCCAAGCTGGCGCCGCAGGGTGCCGTGCTGATGCATGTCTCCAACCGCCATCTCGAACTGGCGAGTGTTGCGGTCGGCATCGCCGACGCCAACGGGCTGAAGAGCTGGGTCGCGTCGCAGGATGCCGGCCGCGACGCCGAGTATATCTTTGCCACCTCGGTGGTGATCTCGGCACGTCAGGCCGCCGATATCGGCCGGCTCGCCGGCAACGACGACTGGACCCTGACGGCGCCACGCGCCGGCGACCGGGTGTGGACTGACGACTATTCCAACGTGCTTGGCGCGGTGTGGCGCCGGCTGCGCGACGGCGAGGACTAG